The genomic stretch CTGTAGATGTCTTTTAAACACCCTAATTTTGTCACACTATTTGTCAAAAGCACGTGATCCTCAGATTCCATTTTAGAGGTTTTAGAGAGATGCGATCAGGTATTTTTGAATAATCGTCACAGTGTTATGGATGATCAAAAAGAGTTAAATTCACTAAATAGAAAATGATTGGACAGCACTTTACAAGTATAGTCTCTATAGTACAGTCCTCCCTTTCACTGCAGTGTAGAAATtgatttttagcacattttttgtactaaaaactttaaaaaaaacaaaacaaaatagcatTGCATAATAAAGGGgatctttttaatttcttggtatttacttttagtatcaaaattggtgcaaaaaatgccattttgcAATAGAATATGTAcaacaaaaatactttaaaaatgaaaattagtatataacaaaaaaagagcccAAATAAACAAGCAAGACACTAACACGAACATCAAACCATCTGCACGACAGTGAAAGAGCAGCTGCTATGTTTATCAGAGGCAGATTTTCAGAGGTGGTTTAAAGATTATTTGGACAGCCAAAATGCAACGCACCTGTGTATCAGTAGATGTCGTGAACAGTTGACCCTAGAGACAAGAGGACCAGCGTTGACTTCTCTGATGGGTTTTTGTTgtaaaaccacacacaaaacttGAATTTCTCACAGCATTTTCAGACTGTATTTGAATGGTAAGCGAAAGTtgtatgatgcaaaaaaaaataaggttaCAGTTTGGCAGATTGGCTCTCataagcttctttttttttcataagcgGTACACATGGGCTGGAAACTCTTTCAggactttgtattaaaatgtgtgtcGAGAGGGGAGCTGCCATGCCAACTTTAGGACAAGTGAGATGCTGAGCCTGCCGGGGGAGCAGACAcacctttgaaaacaaaaagtagtTTAACctattgaaacctgagcaaattggcctaatttcttttaaaaacatgggaaaacggCATGATATTAGTAGTAAGTTACAAaacaattacatgaaaattagaaCAACCAAATGTTCCTCATGTTTctgaagaagaaatcaaaccaatatgctcaagGTTCCACGGTCAAAATACTTACAAAAGGTGcgtaaatgcagcacaagaaggGTGCTGTTGGTCCAGGCTTTAAATGGTTAATTCAGTCCAGATTTAAAGGAGAAATCCACCCTGAAACAcagcaaataaacatttcttggcataggtgtagatttctgGGATACTAAGTGCATTTGTCCCCCCTTATAAAAGCATGAAAGTAGcggaggacttttattttggcaataaactaatgcagaaaaggcaaaattGGTGCAGAAAAATGCACCAGAAGAcaggaaattaagtttttaaatcaaattctcCATTTCatgtgttgaaaagaaacataCGCCCTTGGctatttgtgatttatttacttttttttgttgttattttttgtgatggtcttatttttgtttgattggaGTAATAAATCACACAAGAGGCAAGGATTAATTCAAAGTTGCCAAAAAGgcatttgagtaaatgtagGAAATCAAGTTTATCAAAACATAATGATTTTAGGGTggaattttcctttaaaaactcaTTACTCTACACGTTGATGTTGGTCCAGTCAGTTTTAAGGAGAGTTGTGGCCTCGAGCAGTTGTTATCTCCCTCATATGCGTTGACAATACCATGTGTTGACACTGATGAATGAAACCGTTGATTTGACAGAGAGCCTCCACAGCAGGCTTGTGTTGTGACTTTATCTTGATGAGGCAGGGACGACAATTAAATCCACCATATTAAGAGCTATTGCattatttttctatgtttaaCGAGTTCTTGTCAATCAGATTagcctgttttcttttctaaataattACTGATTCTTGTTATTTTCTGCCCAGGAGTGTTCCTCTGATAcaatatgtgtttgttttccaaagGGGGAACAttgttctttctgttttcatgcAGGACCCGGTTGGTTATCTCATGTATTTAAAGGTAATATGGATCAGAAACACCAGCAAATGACTAAAACAATAGTATTTTTCTGTTGTAGGCACATAACAGGGTAATTGTTTGGTTATGTTTCACTCAAGCCATCATGTTCAATTAGGTTCAATGCTGAtaactgtttgttgtttttttaaattcattggCATACAGGAGTATTTATAGGAATTCATTTTTCTCAGTCATTTGATTACATATAAAACAGGTGTTGTGTCACTACGAGGGCCCATTCACTGATACTGTACTTCTCACACATTCAGTAgatatgtatattttgttttgcacagtaataaagcaaacaaattttCATTAATATATGGAATATTCATGTTACTGTACTCATGATTGAATAGATGtaacctaattttttttttgacctgtTGTTTTATCATACCAAATTATATACGGACTGTATGTAATGATgcaatttttttccataaatgcTAAGTGAAAGATGGTCCAAGTGCTGTTTTGTTGAGCATTTCTTCGTTCCTAAAcaaattgaacaaaaaatgtaGTATCTGTTGGTGTTTGGCACATCCTTGGACAGTGAATTGGATCTATCTGAGTGGGGTATTCTTCtgttttgttacaaaaaatgttatggAGTAATGGAGTAATTCCATTAGTGTAATGAACCAGACACAATTACTGGAATAAAACCaagtttttcattaattaaccATTCCCTTATCTCTAATTTAACAACTATATCCCTGTTAATCAAACAATTGatggactgtactttatttatcagagaagcTGGATAGCTGGGGTGTaacttctgtctttgttgttgttttttgaaatcATGACCCTCCCTGCAGCTACAAAAATCCCAGAGTGACTGTGGGAAAATGAGTGACCCTTTCTTCACCAATATAAATCatgtttcacagtttctggccaTTATAAAcagtgtgattttggagatttttaaagaaaacatgcctttaaaagcCACTTGTGGGTATtcatgtattatatatatatatatatatatatatatataaaaattgtgtatgtgtgtgtgtgtgtgtgtgtgtgttggtgtgtgtttgtatactaaatactaataaatgtaatatttcaattatttatccATGCCTGGTTTTGccttatgtatttatgtatttattttataatcacatttatttatttaatgctcctcatatttatttatttattgatggaTTTGTTTATTCATGCCTGGTTTTgccctatttatttattaatggaTTTGTTTCATcaccctatttttttttaaatttccggcacttatttatttatttaaaacgaactaaatggcactccaTGCCCCTGAGGCAAATCCAGACACATAACTCCCTATCcagtactttaaaaaatatttgaagtgccTCTCCTGATTTGCACCATTCAATCTCCACTcgtaaataacgaacagtccctaacagaAATTAGGTGATAAACGTCGGTTACCACATTTAGAAACGgtgttacattaaataaaagctAAGCACTTCTTTCTCGTATAAAATTTTGCTATTAACAGTATGTTATAGCtacattaatttattaatttattttattattctattggGAGCATCCAGAGCCATTTATTGTAGTGCACGTGGCGCAGCATAACATCCGGCACGacacgttttttttaattagctgaCGTCAGCTGCTGTCCTGTCACACTAATGACAGCAAATGCGACGTAACATGCATTTTTGAGTCCTGTGGCTGGCCAGCCGATtaatgtaagtccaatatttacCCTCGTTTTAACTCAGTTTGTACTTCTTAAAAAATCATCTATCTCTTATTATTAACAAATCATTGCACAAACGAGCTAGATCACCTCTAGTCGCATTATGCTAACATGAGCCGCTAACGTTAGGCTAAGTGAGGCTAGTTAGCTAACTAGCCGCTAACTTTAAGGTAACTGAGGCTAACTGGCTAATTAACCGCTAACTTTAAGATAAACTAGGTAATACGTCGCAAACTTGAGCCTAACTAGCTAATAAGCCGCTAATTTGATGCTAACTAGCTAATAAGCCGCTATTTTGAGGCTAACTAGCTAATAAGCTGctaatttattctgttttgctCCCTAGCAGGTAACGTATAAacgttttatttgatttttaagtcCTGGTGTTTAGCAAATATTTATTGTACGTTTTAAAACGTTGGACTTACATATTATGTGAAAATGCAATTGTTTATATACATGGATTTATGTATTAAGatatcataaaataatattacaaaattaagtGCCATTGCATTTTAATGGACTCCGAAGTCAGAAAATAATTAACGCCGTGACATTAACCACTgttactttgtgttttatttggggGAATTTTGATCAGAATACAAGAATGTAAAGtcaattataaatatgtatgaggCAAATAAATATCATCTacacagtaaaaaaaggaataacTCGGATAAAGTAACATGCTTCAGATTTTAAATGCTTCTTACTTTACAGAATACTTTCAACTTGAAATAAACTCATAACAGAGCAATGTAGGCTATCCAAACATGACAAATGGATGTTTTAGGTGACATGAGCCATTCCCATTTTTGCagtcactttctttctttctctcagtcacttacgtttctctctcttttttacttttccatcACTGTGAGTGTCGCACTGCTCTTGGCCTTCCCCATGGTGAACTTCACCTCCCCACTCATGTCTAGGCTTGTGTTTTTCAGGGTGAGTTTGTGGACTGCCCCATGGCTTTCCAGGCGGACAGAGGGGCCTGACTGAAGGGTCTCCCCATTCAGAGTCCAAAGGGGAGGCTTGTTTATGTCAAAAGACACCTCACACTTGAAGGATGCGGGCTCAGACTCCACTACCTCCACATCCTCTAAGTCTTTAACCATGACAAGGGCTTGGGCTGCAGTggcacagaaagaaagaaagtgttATGGTAAGAACACAAATACCCATTAGTATTGCTAAAACCCGTCACACCCAACcacacttgattttttttgtgagctgGAGCAGTAAAGGTATTGCAAAACTACTTAAATTATCTTTAATTTGAGGCTCAAGTCCTCAGTTCTCCATCCAACTTACCTTCCACCATCAGTTTGGCTTTGGATGTGTGCTCCCCGACCTCAATGCTGTAGTTGCCCTCATCCTCCATAGCCACCTGCTGGATCACAAGTTTATGGGAGCAGCCGTCAGCCAGGATCTCCACTCGATCTGATGAAAACAGCTCCTTCTTGCCTTTGTACCAGGTGGCAGTGGAGCGAGGTGTGGAAACGGTGCATTCAAGGATCACGCGGTGTTTCTCCAGGGCTGTTCGATCTCGCAGGGGTTTTACAATGGAAACAGGGAGTTCTGAAGAGAGGAATATTTTTAAGctgttaatatgtttttaaaaaagagagatgttTTTGAGGCAAAAAGCGACTTACCTTCTACCTCAAGGTAAGCTGTAGATTCAACATCTTTGGCTACAAAGCGGATTTCCCCAGCATCTTCAGCTGTGACATTACACATCAGTAGGAAGTGTTTGGTCCCTGAAGGAGAACAAAAACACCCTTGTTGActcttttttatgttgcagTTGTTGTGGAAGCTCTTGGAGACACTTTAATGatatttaatcatttgattTTTCACCCATCTGTTTGTCTTGCTTCTCCTTTTAGAGTGTAAAACTTTGCTCTCTGCTCCCTCATGGGTCTTGCTATTTGCTATATGCCCACCAGAGGTCCTCCTACATCCTGGTTTCACTAGTTTTAGCAGCAGCTTTTTATTcactcaaaaatgtatttacatttttcccaattttatgttttttaattttattatttcactatTAGCTCTCTTGTTTGACTGTCCATTCCACACCTTTGGTATTACATTTATTACTGAGCAAGTTGCTTTTAAGTgatcaaatttgttttttcatctcatCAGAATTGCTCAGACCCATCAATAACCAACCCCCTCGTTTTCTGACCTTCAGTGCGGATCTTGATGGTGCTGGTGGGCCGGATCTTGTGGCTGTCTTTGTACCACTCCCCTGTAACATCCTCCAGAGAAACCTCACACATGAAGACAGCGTTTTGGTCCTCCTGAATGTAAAGGTCCTCCAGATCCTGCACTATCTCCAGCTTGTGCTCTGTAAGGTTAGTAAAGAGATTTAGATCAGCAATATTTGAGGCCAAACACAAAGTAATCATCTTTGTCATTGCAACCTGTAGGTGGGGATATAGATTAGTGTCTGCACACACAATACAACATACAACTCAGATGAGTACTGAGATcataaatattaacaaaacagaTAATTTTCGAAGCACTAACTGttttttgaaatagttttcAATGTAATATTTGGTTGTAAACCAGGGGTGTCACAGTTGTTTTAGTTTATGGGCCACATACAGTCCAATTTTATCTCAAGTGGGCTAGACCAGTAAaaccattttttcccttttcttttagtGTAAAGAAGTACAATCAGCTTACATTCTCAAAACActaacatttaataataaacaatacatGTActtaaacagattaaaaacaaccTGATTTCTTAAGAAAATTAAGTGCAATTTCATCAATGTCTTGGTTTTTCCAGAATGTAAGTCTTCAGAAACTCATTCTTATACTGTAGTGTAGCTTTGATGATGATACTATTTTGTTAGCAATAGGGTATTCAGTTGTCCTTGCGagttcttgtattttttgtcatgatgcatcCGATTGTGGTACCAAATATTACATTCCTTGAGCACTGGCGCTGTGAAACACCAAGCATACTGGTTTCCAGTTACATATGAAGAGATTAGAAATGGTCAATTTTtcttggaaaaagaaaacagttccaaCCAGTGGACAAATAAGAATAgcagttatttttgttaaaaaagtggAATTTATGACATCTCTACAAAGTCATCAGTTAGGCTGGATGTGGCCTTTTGGCGGGCCAGTTTGGGCCTGTGggctatttttttgttcatgcatGGTGGATTCTTACAAATGCCATTAGAAATACCACGAGGAGCCGTGGAACATAACTGTCTATGCACTACTCAGAATCTAGTGACAGTTTtatcaaatataacaaaagttaccaactacaacTTTCATGAGATGTGTGTTGTAACAGCACTTACCATAAACCTCCAGTGAACAGGAAGTGTTGATTTCCCCTACGTCACATGTGTAGGTGCCAGAGTCGGCCCGGGAGCACTGCATGATCTGACAGAACCGCTTCCGGCCCATGGAGTAGATCCGACAGTTCTTCCCCGGCTTCAACTCTGTCCCGTTCTAATTCACAGAAAGCAAAGGAACAGAGATATTTCTCATCACTCTAAAACTTATCACATcttgcattttttcaacaatgaGGGTGAACGCTGTCAAAGGAAGTGaaagcatttatttgttttgttttaccttaaGCCATCTGACATCGATGTTTTGTCTGGAGAATTCACACTCCAGAGTGGCTTGAAATTCCTCCTCCACACGGACATCAGCTAGCGTTTTCATGATAGACACTGGAGTCTCTGTCAATATAACAAATCCAATAAATCATATGCAGTTTAAGTCTCACCATCCATTTCTCCCATAGAATTTAAATAGTTTTACGATGATAAATCAAACACTGCCAACACTTAATAAGGGAGTCCACAGGCAAATATTTACCATTGACAGTGAGTCTGGCACTGGTGCGCACTCCTTCGGCTGAGAAGACAATGGTGCCCGTGTCCTCCAGGGTGAGGTTGGACATGGTGAGGCTATGGACTAGCCCATTGGTGCTCACCCGCCATTGGTTGTTCGGTTTCACCCGGATGCCGTCCTTCTGCCAGATTCCCTCCACATCTGTGTGGGAGAGCTCCACCTCGAAGGAGGCAGTCTCTCGTTCAAAGGTTTCTTGGTCAGTGAGGCCTTTACGGATGGAGATTTTACGGGCTGGATTGGAAGAGATGAGGGAGAGGAATGTAAAAGAGgagtgtttaaaaatacataccTCTTTTTCATGCATTCTTCAATATAATACACACTTCTTAATGGCATAGATAATTCTGTCTGTAAATTAATAGAACGCAGTGTTTCAAGGACAACAAAAGGTGGTTCAAATATAGACCCGGCTCAGTTTAGCccattacaaaaacaacacctaTGGGAGCTTCGTGGTCCATTGTCACAGTGTCATTCAGAACATTGTATAACAGCATGGCCTTGTTGCAAAAACCTTTTCACACATTCAGGTCGCACCCTGCTATTCTTAGTATCTTTTTGCACTGTTACATACTGAGAAACACATCTACAATATCTTCTGTTCCTCGGTTACCTAGAACTCATCTGGGTCGGTCTCCAGTCATTAGAAGGTATTCAAAAATGTCTCTtagtgctgaaacaattagttgattaatctgtttctctgcaaacatgcaaatgtcTATTCATGTCCACACCACGCTTGGACAACTTACGTTCTACATTGAGCTTGACCTGCGTGCGGTCATGTAAAGTCTCGCAGCGATAGGTTCCCCGGTCTGACAGAGTCAGGTTTTGGATGGTCAGGCTGCGTTTACAGCCGTTCTGGGCCAGCATGTGTCGGGGACTGGCTTGGATCACCACCCCTTGCCTCATCCACTGGACCTCTCCCGTCTCAAGGCTGATCTCTGTCTCCAAGGTGGCCTCGCCAAACTCTTCAGCCATGACAGCCTCCATTTTCTTTGTAAACATGACCTGAGCCTCTGAGGAGAGATGGAAATGTATTCTTATTTGCtactgtatttttggagcaATCTGGCACAATAGTTGCCTTCGggtttaataacattttattaatccCGATCTTATCTTAAATATTGTTGAAAATGAACTGCTGGTAATTCCTGTAATGCTCTATatcctttcttttcatttcatagCATTACCTTGAACTTTGAGGCTTGCTTTGCTTCTTTGTCCCTCTGCCTCTGCTGTAATCCTCGAACAGTCCAACATCTGGCACTTCTTGATCACCAAAGTGTGGCACAGGCCGTTCTGGTTTGCCTGGAAACGATCGCCCAAGGTGATAGCTTCATTGTCCATGAGCCACACCAACTGGACATCATCAGGGGAAACCACACACTTAAAGGTGGCGTCCTCTCCTTCCAGCACAGTGGTGTTGTGAAGCTCTGTGAGGAACTCCACCACTCGAGGCACTGGAGAGACATGAGAAAATTAACCAACCTTCTATTTCAAGTACGAAAAGATTCTCTATTGGCATACTTACTCTCTACTCTCAGCGTTGCCACGGTGCGGTCATCTCTGGACTCGCAGGCGTATTCGCCAGCATCCTCTCTAGTTAAACGATGAATGGTCAAGCTCCGCTCAACTCCATCTGCCCGAATAGAAAACCTCCTGCTTGGAACCAACTCCACGCCATTCCTCAGCCACTGGACGTCTGCTTTTGGCTTGCACACCTCACAGCGGAGGGTCATCATGCCATCAGCATGGGCTACAGTGTCTCGGAGTGGCAACACAAACTTGATCCTCATTTCTgtgatacaaaaaaaccccaaataagcTGCAGTGTAATCTGAAGAGCTCTACAAATGTATTAgatgacaaaattaaattttaacctttaaccaGCAAGCTGAAGTGCATCTGGTCCGTGTTGACATCGCAGGTGTACTCGCCAGCATCAGAGCGCCTCAGAGGCTCAATGGTAAGGGTGCGCTTATGGCCGTCCACGAGTGCTCGGGTACGTTCGCCTTCAACAGACGTCCAGTCTTTCAGCCAACGGACTTGAGCGTTCTCCTTGGACACATAGCTTGTTAAGGTCACACTCTCTGCTTCATAACCTGTCACCACAATGTCATCCTCCTTATTCACGAATGTAACTGGAGGCTCTTTGAttgaaaagagaagagagacagatgtTAGGTTATCTTGATATTGATAATCATATTTttggtgacatcactgtgagTTTTACCTTCAATCCTGACAACGCTCATCATCTTATCATTCACAGCATCACACACGTACTTCCCGGAATCAGAGGGCTGGACGTTTGAGATTATAATTTTCCTCAGAGTACCGTAGCTCTCAATGCAGGTTCGCGAGTCACTGGTGAGCAGCCTGTCGTTGCAATACCACTGGACCGGAGCGTTTGCACGGGACACTTCACAGGCCAGGATCAGGTCTTCCCCTACCATCATCTCCTGGTAGTCAGCATCACTTGAGTTGCCTACAATTTTCACTGGAGGTTCTAAGGCCAAAGAAGAGACGCATCATTTATGTAAGGGACAGGTTTTAAACCAAATCTTTTAATTAATGAAACTAAATGAATCCTACCTTCTACCATAACCTGGAAGCTGATACTGTCATCTCCAACATCCAGGAAGTACTCTCCTGAGTCTCCGAGTTCAGCGTTGAGGATGACCAATGAGCGGAAAgtgccttcttcttcttcgcaGAACCTTTCATCGCCCTCAATACGACGGTTATTCTTGTACCATTTGGCCACGGCATTGGCTCTGGAGAGCTCGCACTCCAGTACAATTTCATCAGAAATCAGGGATTTAAGATTTGTCGTAATCTctgacttttttaggattttcacTGGAGGCTCTGAGGATGCAGAATTACATATCAACACTCATTATTGTGGTCTTTAAAATAGAATTTTGTCACAGAAGTCATCTCCAAAGCTGACCCAGTATTGTCTTTTACCTGAAACTTTGACCTGGAAGTCAATTTTATCATCAACAGCGTCACAGGTGTATTTCCCAGAATCTTCTGGGGTGGGTGAGTGGATGGTGAGACGATGGATGAACCCGTCCTCTGTGATGGTGACGTTTCTGCTCTCCTCTATTTCTCTGCCGTTTACCCACCATTTTACTTCAGCACCTGGTCGGGACACCTCAACTTCCAGCTCTATTGGTTTGCCAGCAAAACTCTCCAGTTTTTCTGGCATGTCTTTGGGACAAGTAAGCGTCACTGGTGGCTCTAAATGGAAAGACAGAATAACGTTTTAGGAGAGGAAAGAGTCATAAATGGTAGAAATGCTATCAAAATGATCCGTTTGTCATTATACTAAATAACTACCCTTGTGTCCTCATTCTTACCTGTAATAGTGATCAAGAAGGCCACAGAGTCATCTTCAGTGTCACATATATACTCCCCTGTATCATCCACAGTGGTTATGGGTATAATTAGCCGGCGTTTGGCTCCATCCACTTCCAGGATCAAGTTAGGACTCTCATCTACCTCCAGGCTGTCTTTATACCATCGGACAGGGGCATCTGCCTTTGAGATCTCACAGCTGAGCTCCAGTCTCTCTGAGGCTAAATGGGTCATTTCCAGCTCTGATTCCCTCGGGGAAACTATTCTTACCAGTGGTTCTAGTGTAGGAGGAAGAACAGtaaatgtgacttttaaattaattcagaAATTAGAAAGTGCACACTGTGGAAAATTTCAGTCCTACCCTTGACAGTCAGCTGGAAAAAGACAGAATCTCCATCTGTTTCACAGACATACTCTCCGCCATCCTCCACTGAGCCGCTGAGGATGGTCAGCCTCCTGTAAGGACCCTCAGATTTAAGCTGCAAGTTGTCCCCTCCCTCCACCTCGTGGCCATCCTTGAACCAGCGCACCCTCCCACTGGTACGAGACAACTCGCACTGCAGGTTGATCTCCTCTGAGATGTAGCTCTCCATCACAATATCATCCTTAGGTTCCACGATCATTACTGGAGGCTCTGTGTTTGTAGTTAGGGGAAGCAGAAAGAGGTCAAATCAGGTTTCTAACGCAGCttatgtgtgtaaaaatgccAACTTTAGTTTCATCTATTTAATTTTCATGAATTAAGAGAGACTTGGACAAACAGCTTTCAGAAAGGTTCCTATACCTCTGACATTGACAGTGAACTCCATGCTGTTGTTTCCTGCCTGGCAGATGTAGCTTCCAGCATCTGAAATCTCTGCAGAGCGGATGATTAGCCTCCTCATGGTTGCCTCTGCCTGCAGAGTGATGTTGTCACTGGGCTGGATCTCACAGCCGTCTTTATACCTGGGTCCAAATCACACACAGATAACTGTAAAACACAGGATCTATAATTGAAAatgagtcaagtcaagtcagttttatttataaagccctttttttttaaatcacaatttgcctcagagggctttacagacATCCCTCTGTTCTTAGACCATCACAGCGGGTAAttagatacaaaataaaaaagttattcaAAGTGCAGATAAAAGACATTgacgaaaaacaaacaacaatgctccaaaacagcataaatagaGGCACCAGTTGATagtatttcatgttttcaaacagGAATTCACTCCTCGTCGTCTTACCACACAACTTCAGCATCGTCTGCTGAGACATGGCAGAGCAGCACCACCGGGTCCAGCTCCATGCTACTCTTATGGAGCTCCTCCTCCGGGACCGGCCTGAACTCCACAGAAGGACCTTGAAGAACAGGAGGAGGCAAGGATAGGTGTCAACAGCTGGAACACAAGGTACTCAAGGATGCCTCCTTTGCATGAGAAGTATTTCTACTACAGTTTAGTTAAATCATAACTCGAGCTAAAGGTCACAATATCATATTGCTTATTAAATTTATGCTGATATAAAAATTTGAACAGCTTATATATTGTGTTCCTCtagataaaaatgtatttatagaaACTTAAAAAGGAGTCATTACATTTCTGTCAACTGATTGAAAGCATGCATGAGttcttaaatatataataagacCTGAACTTTATCAActcctcaaaatgtttttacctGCAACATCCACATTAAATTTGATGACATCTTCTGAAGTTTCACATGTATAAACTCCAGAGTGAGATGCATCAGCGGATTGAATCACAATCCTCCTCATGTTCCCATCTGATTGGATGTTGAGGCCATCTGTCACCTGGAGCTCCTTGCCGTCTTTGAACCAGGACACTTTTGCAAAGGGGTGGGAGACTTCACAGTAGAGCACAATTGGGTCACTAAAGTCCACCCTCTTATGGCTGTCTGAATCTGACAGAGGACTGAATTTCACCACAGCAGctgcaaagaaataaacacatgaaatcAACAAAA from Plectropomus leopardus isolate mb chromosome 24, YSFRI_Pleo_2.0, whole genome shotgun sequence encodes the following:
- the obsl1a gene encoding obscurin-like protein 1a — translated: MDIFGGAPRVLGYPRPVVAQCGTDATLRCQIGGDPRPDVIWERKNIQILSDGRYKLSEEGKAYLLTITGVTLQDAGQYICKARNSVGETYAAASLKVEGEAQPQDGRQISVNGMQQPMKENGEFDGHQNGYSTVQNGVHKKENGEELNGEHKRSFSEKQEEVDLTSDDKPRFLIKPLSLRVDRGEDAAFSCKLWGTPLPEVTWEKDGKKLNDIFESAHFSVSNQDGGWFQLKIYSTRMPDKGVYTCRAINCHGEALAGAVLLVEPVPERQDSKMSSNSQSNSQWSPKHRGGRLSLSRVIDEPPVNVSKAKKFAVAEGKHAKFRCFVTGKPKPEIIWKKDGVLLEPGRRHLIFEDREGYYTLKVLYCKVQDTGLYVCAASNALGNTLSAVHLSVKGPAVRFRRPLRDVEVRERDVAVLECEVPDESLPSAWYLEDQRLMPNSKYGMEQKGATRRLTIRDVGTDDDGVYFCEMPDGAKSIAELSVKGTIVRKLPRKLEVLEGENAAFCVEVESDDMEIHWFKDGLKLHETHQTILKSFGKTHILVFVNVAYHDSGVVTFVTGRSKTSSRLKVKALRHCPPVCPGGVKMDVDRPNSALLTWVPASNSPTSTRSIFVVERQEVGSQEWQKCFTSETATSAEVNGDSVPCEGNYRFRVCCINKYGRSGHVEFPKAVHLVPGPKICSRLKACEVVEGEDAHFSIELSAPMVGTWFLNSAQLQHGGRFSIKQSQTRHSLVIGETRNTDDTAEVTFIANGVRDSAVLKVTPAVVKFSPLSDSDSHKRVDFSDPIVLYCEVSHPFAKVSWFKDGKELQVTDGLNIQSDGNMRRIVIQSADASHSGVYTCETSEDVIKFNVDVAGPSVEFRPVPEEELHKSSMELDPVVLLCHVSADDAEVVWYKDGCEIQPSDNITLQAEATMRRLIIRSAEISDAGSYICQAGNNSMEFTVNVREPPVMIVEPKDDIVMESYISEEINLQCELSRTSGRVRWFKDGHEVEGGDNLQLKSEGPYRRLTILSGSVEDGGEYVCETDGDSVFFQLTVKEPLVRIVSPRESELEMTHLASERLELSCEISKADAPVRWYKDSLEVDESPNLILEVDGAKRRLIIPITTVDDTGEYICDTEDDSVAFLITITEPPVTLTCPKDMPEKLESFAGKPIELEVEVSRPGAEVKWWVNGREIEESRNVTITEDGFIHRLTIHSPTPEDSGKYTCDAVDDKIDFQVKVSEPPVKILKKSEITTNLKSLISDEIVLECELSRANAVAKWYKNNRRIEGDERFCEEEEGTFRSLVILNAELGDSGEYFLDVGDDSISFQVMVEEPPVKIVGNSSDADYQEMMVGEDLILACEVSRANAPVQWYCNDRLLTSDSRTCIESYGTLRKIIISNVQPSDSGKYVCDAVNDKMMSVVRIEEPPVTFVNKEDDIVVTGYEAESVTLTSYVSKENAQVRWLKDWTSVEGERTRALVDGHKRTLTIEPLRRSDAGEYTCDVNTDQMHFSLLVKEMRIKFVLPLRDTVAHADGMMTLRCEVCKPKADVQWLRNGVELVPSRRFSIRADGVERSLTIHRLTREDAGEYACESRDDRTVATLRVEMPRVVEFLTELHNTTVLEGEDATFKCVVSPDDVQLVWLMDNEAITLGDRFQANQNGLCHTLVIKKCQMLDCSRITAEAEGQRSKASLKVQEAQVMFTKKMEAVMAEEFGEATLETEISLETGEVQWMRQGVVIQASPRHMLAQNGCKRSLTIQNLTLSDRGTYRCETLHDRTQVKLNVEPRKISIRKGLTDQETFERETASFEVELSHTDVEGIWQKDGIRVKPNNQWRVSTNGLVHSLTMSNLTLEDTGTIVFSAEGVRTSARLTVNETPVSIMKTLADVRVEEEFQATLECEFSRQNIDVRWLKNGTELKPGKNCRIYSMGRKRFCQIMQCSRADSGTYTCDVGEINTSCSLEVYEHKLEIVQDLEDLYIQEDQNAVFMCEVSLEDVTGEWYKDSHKIRPTSTIKIRTEGTKHFLLMCNVTAEDAGEIRFVAKDVESTAYLEVEELPVSIVKPLRDRTALEKHRVILECTVSTPRSTATWYKGKKELFSSDRVEILADGCSHKLVIQQVAMEDEGNYSIEVGEHTSKAKLMVEAQALVMVKDLEDVEVVESEPASFKCEVSFDINKPPLWTLNGETLQSGPSVRLESHGAVHKLTLKNTSLDMSGEVKFTMGKAKSSATLTVMEK